In one Pseudomonas sp. SG20056 genomic region, the following are encoded:
- a CDS encoding translation initiation factor Sui1, translating into MVKKASSFAALSGLVYSTDSGRHCPGCSQPVDACICKQTLIPEGDGIARVRRETKGRGGKTVTTISGVPLAEEPLKDLVSALKKRCGCGGSLKDGVIEIQGDHVELLIAELIKHGFKAKKSGG; encoded by the coding sequence GTGGTCAAGAAAGCTTCCTCATTTGCCGCCCTCAGCGGCCTGGTGTATTCCACCGACAGCGGCCGGCATTGCCCGGGCTGCAGCCAGCCAGTGGACGCCTGCATCTGTAAACAGACCCTGATTCCCGAAGGTGATGGCATCGCCCGCGTGCGCCGCGAAACCAAAGGTCGCGGCGGCAAGACGGTGACCACCATCAGCGGTGTGCCACTGGCCGAAGAGCCGCTGAAGGATCTCGTCAGTGCCTTGAAGAAACGCTGCGGTTGCGGCGGCTCACTCAAGGATGGGGTTATCGAGATTCAAGGCGACCACGTCGAGCTGCTGATAGCCGAGCTGATCAAGCACGGTTTTAAAGCCAAGAAATCCGGCGGCTAA
- a CDS encoding NUDIX hydrolase, whose translation MAWSEAEVAHRAASDAERIAWVDEEDRLLGGVLRSDLRARHLLGRGTYILLFNSAGQLCVHRRTLSKALYPGYWDVAAGGMVLEGESYAESAARELAEELGIEDAQLVEHAHFLYDAPESRLWCMAYSAVSDAPLRLQPEEVLEARFISIDEALAETQHLPYCPDSLAALQRYLAATR comes from the coding sequence ATGGCCTGGTCCGAAGCTGAGGTGGCGCACCGTGCCGCCTCTGATGCTGAGCGCATCGCCTGGGTTGACGAGGAGGATCGTCTGCTCGGCGGTGTGTTGCGCAGTGATCTGCGCGCGCGGCATCTGCTCGGGCGCGGCACCTACATTCTGCTGTTCAACAGTGCCGGCCAGCTGTGCGTGCATCGGCGCACCCTGAGCAAGGCGCTGTATCCCGGTTATTGGGATGTGGCGGCCGGCGGCATGGTGCTCGAAGGCGAGAGCTACGCCGAATCGGCCGCGCGCGAGCTGGCTGAAGAGCTGGGTATCGAAGACGCGCAGTTGGTCGAGCATGCGCATTTCCTCTACGACGCTCCGGAGAGCCGCCTGTGGTGCATGGCCTATTCGGCGGTGTCCGATGCGCCGTTGCGTTTGCAGCCGGAGGAGGTGCTGGAGGCGCGGTTTATCTCCATCGACGAGGCGCTGGCCGAAACCCAGCACCTGCCCTATTGCCCCGATTCGCTGGCCGCCTTGCAGCGCTATCTGGCCGCCACACGCTAG
- a CDS encoding DUF2333 family protein — protein sequence MLDWKNRTAEARDGAAGATTTSQSKSTGSLVTRTVAGLLGLYLVVALVVGWYWSQEPEQFSVQQRAEAAAQTSGRKLVNGYTTVETLKQVAGTLLDKPGGYLSNDLAPPGLWLDNMPSWEFGVLVQVRDMSRALRKDFTRSQSQSTEDADLAKAEPRFHFDHKSWALPASEAEYAEGIKSLDRYLERLGDPSKGNAQFYTRADNLNNWLGDAATRLGSLSQRLSASVGQVRLNTAVVDPALADSVAQADFVEGVNYETPWLQIDNVFYEARGQAWALAHLLRAIEVDFADVLAKKNATVSVRQIIRELEAAQETLWSPMILNGSGYGLLANHSLVMANYISRANAGLIDLRQLLSQG from the coding sequence ATGCTGGATTGGAAGAACCGAACTGCCGAAGCGCGTGATGGCGCGGCAGGTGCTACCACCACCTCACAGAGTAAATCGACGGGAAGCCTGGTCACGCGGACGGTCGCTGGTCTGCTGGGGCTCTATCTGGTTGTGGCGCTGGTGGTGGGTTGGTATTGGAGCCAGGAGCCGGAGCAATTCTCCGTGCAACAGCGCGCCGAGGCCGCCGCCCAGACCAGCGGACGCAAGCTGGTGAATGGCTACACCACGGTGGAAACCCTTAAACAGGTCGCTGGCACCTTGCTCGATAAGCCGGGCGGTTACCTGTCCAATGACCTGGCGCCACCGGGCCTGTGGCTCGACAACATGCCGAGCTGGGAGTTTGGTGTGCTGGTGCAGGTACGTGATATGTCCCGCGCGCTGCGCAAGGACTTCACCCGTTCGCAGTCGCAATCCACCGAAGACGCCGATCTGGCCAAGGCCGAGCCGCGCTTCCACTTCGACCATAAAAGCTGGGCACTGCCGGCCTCCGAGGCTGAGTACGCCGAAGGCATCAAATCGCTGGACCGTTACCTTGAGCGGCTGGGCGACCCGAGCAAAGGCAATGCCCAGTTCTATACCCGCGCCGACAACCTGAACAACTGGCTGGGCGACGCCGCCACGCGTCTGGGTTCGCTGTCGCAGCGCTTGTCGGCCAGCGTCGGCCAGGTGCGTCTGAATACCGCTGTGGTCGACCCAGCACTGGCCGATAGCGTGGCCCAGGCCGATTTTGTCGAAGGCGTGAATTACGAAACGCCGTGGCTGCAGATTGACAATGTGTTCTACGAAGCCCGTGGGCAGGCCTGGGCGCTGGCCCATTTGCTGCGCGCTATTGAGGTGGATTTTGCCGATGTGCTGGCGAAGAAGAACGCCACCGTCAGCGTGCGCCAGATCATCCGTGAGCTGGAGGCCGCGCAGGAGACCCTGTGGAGCCCGATGATCCTCAATGGCAGCGGTTATGGCCTGCTGGCTAACCACTCGCTGGTGATGGCCAACTACATCTCGCGGGCTAATGCCGGGTTGATCGACCTGCGCCAACTGCTGTCGCAGGGCTAA
- a CDS encoding PleD family two-component system response regulator, whose amino-acid sequence MIEQEDPSRDRLKQHFAQRVINQARQVLEVWQRLQRSEWNEAGMGELREATELLQRYAERFDQAEHSQLAQEIDSCLQLVADNRGRLNSELISQLNQLLQRLSRTGLRHGDRFEQTVLPPLRKPVYLALQHLERAEQLVQRLEFFGMNAIALDSANAFRNAMRERHPAAILMEVDFSGPGCGLQLAKSVQEGLEHQIPLLFFSPEDTDTMTRLSAVRAGGQEFFTGSLDASNLFERIEVLTNVSQYEPYKVLIIDDSRAQATHTERVLNSAGIVTRTLIEPIQAMSHLADFQPDLIILDMYMPECNGPELAQVIRHNDRYVSVPIIYLSAEDDLDKQLDAMSEGGDDFLTKPIKPRHLIATVRNRAARARSLKARMVRDSLTGLYNHTHTLQLLEDARFRAERDSQPLSFAMIDIDFFKKVNDTYGHPMGDRVIKSLALFLKQRLRKSDHIGRYGGEEFAVVMPDTDAESARRVLDDIRQRFAEIQYSAQPHDLSCTFSCGIAQLAPQLDGKLLSQQADQALYVAKHGGRNQVAIYQGD is encoded by the coding sequence ATGATCGAGCAAGAAGACCCCAGCCGCGACCGCCTCAAGCAACACTTCGCCCAGCGCGTGATCAATCAGGCGCGTCAGGTATTGGAAGTCTGGCAGCGCCTGCAGCGCAGTGAGTGGAACGAAGCCGGCATGGGTGAACTGCGCGAGGCCACGGAATTGCTGCAGCGCTACGCCGAGCGCTTCGATCAGGCCGAGCACAGCCAGCTGGCCCAGGAAATCGACAGCTGCCTGCAACTGGTGGCCGATAACCGCGGCCGTCTCAATAGCGAACTGATCAGCCAGCTCAACCAGCTGCTGCAGCGCCTGTCACGTACCGGCCTGCGTCACGGCGACCGTTTCGAGCAAACCGTGCTGCCACCGCTGCGCAAACCGGTTTACCTGGCACTGCAGCATCTGGAACGCGCCGAACAGCTGGTGCAGCGCCTCGAGTTCTTCGGCATGAACGCCATCGCCCTGGACAGCGCCAATGCATTTCGCAACGCCATGCGCGAGCGCCATCCGGCGGCGATCCTGATGGAAGTCGACTTCTCCGGCCCCGGTTGCGGCCTGCAACTGGCAAAAAGCGTGCAGGAAGGTCTGGAGCACCAGATTCCGCTGCTGTTCTTCAGCCCGGAAGACACCGACACCATGACTCGCCTGTCTGCGGTGCGCGCCGGTGGCCAGGAGTTCTTCACCGGCAGCCTGGACGCTTCGAACCTGTTCGAACGTATCGAAGTGCTGACCAACGTGTCGCAGTACGAACCCTACAAGGTGCTGATCATCGACGACTCGCGGGCCCAGGCCACGCACACCGAGCGCGTGCTCAACAGTGCCGGCATCGTCACCCGCACCCTGATCGAGCCGATCCAGGCCATGAGCCATCTGGCCGACTTTCAGCCGGACCTGATTATCCTCGACATGTACATGCCTGAGTGCAACGGCCCGGAGCTGGCCCAGGTGATCCGCCACAACGACCGCTATGTCAGCGTGCCGATCATCTACCTGTCCGCCGAAGACGACCTGGACAAGCAGCTCGACGCGATGAGCGAAGGCGGCGACGACTTCCTCACCAAACCGATCAAGCCACGCCACCTGATCGCCACCGTACGCAACCGCGCTGCCCGCGCGCGCAGCCTCAAGGCGCGGATGGTGCGTGACAGCCTGACCGGCCTGTACAACCACACCCATACCCTGCAATTGCTCGAAGATGCGCGTTTCCGTGCCGAACGCGACAGCCAGCCGCTGAGCTTTGCGATGATCGATATCGACTTCTTCAAGAAGGTCAACGACACCTACGGTCACCCCATGGGCGACCGGGTGATCAAGAGCCTGGCGCTGTTTCTCAAGCAGCGTCTGCGCAAGAGCGACCATATCGGCCGTTACGGCGGCGAAGAGTTCGCCGTGGTGATGCCCGACACCGACGCCGAATCGGCCCGCCGGGTCCTCGACGACATCCGCCAGCGCTTCGCGGAAATCCAGTATTCGGCGCAGCCGCATGACCTGTCCTGCACCTTCAGCTGCGGCATCGCCCAGCTGGCGCCGCAACTGGACGGCAAACTGCTCTCGCAGCAAGCCGACCAGGCCCTGTATGTGGCCAAACACGGCGGACGCAACCAGGTAGCGATCTATCAGGGCGACTGA
- a CDS encoding protein-disulfide reductase DsbD codes for MHRLLSLLLLLVVLPASAGLFDKPTAPAQFGAPLNNSADFLPVREAFKLSLISSSSESVKLRFVAAEGYYLYRHRFSFSSEPADIHLGQAVLPAGQAKHDEYFGDVEVYYEVLDVEVPVDNPDNRPFNLSVHYQGCADKGLCYPPETEVLAIGGGAPPSSATPEAATPWSWTDLALFFLGGLALTFTPCVLPMLPILTGVVLRGQPGGMHSLVLSLAYVLPMALSFAILGALMGLFGAELNLQARLQSPWVLVPFAIFFALFGAASLGFLELRLPAAIDGPLQRLSQKLQGGTVLSAAALGVLSSVLVSPCVSAPLAGALLYISASGDALGGGLKLLALGLGMGAPLVLFAVGGGALLPKSGPWMLTVRNLFGALLMAVAIWLLERVVPGPVSLALWGLLAAGIALWLGVLELTPKTHHQKLAQLLGLPLLVYALVAWVGALQGQDDPLRPLGRLVSSVEATQQVQSGQWQTITTPAELDAALLGAKNNGKPLLLDWYADWCISCKVIEREVLNAPEVGRQLGEYQLVRFDITESNPAQRALLDRYQLFGPPAILLFDAKGDEWLDLRVVGEVDAATFAARLSTARERF; via the coding sequence ATGCACCGTCTACTCAGCCTGCTTCTGCTTCTGGTCGTACTGCCGGCCAGCGCCGGCCTGTTCGATAAGCCGACCGCTCCTGCGCAATTTGGCGCGCCCCTGAACAACAGCGCGGATTTCCTGCCGGTACGCGAGGCGTTCAAGCTGAGCCTGATCAGCAGCTCCAGCGAGTCAGTGAAACTGCGCTTTGTCGCGGCCGAAGGTTATTATCTGTACCGGCACCGCTTCAGTTTCAGCAGCGAGCCAGCCGACATTCATCTGGGCCAGGCCGTGTTGCCGGCCGGCCAGGCCAAACATGACGAGTACTTCGGCGATGTCGAGGTGTACTACGAGGTTCTGGATGTCGAGGTGCCAGTCGACAACCCGGACAATCGCCCCTTCAACCTCAGCGTCCACTATCAGGGCTGCGCCGACAAAGGTCTGTGCTACCCACCGGAAACCGAAGTGCTGGCGATTGGCGGCGGCGCGCCGCCCAGCAGTGCCACGCCGGAAGCGGCAACGCCGTGGAGCTGGACCGACCTGGCGCTGTTCTTCCTCGGCGGCCTGGCGCTGACCTTCACCCCCTGCGTGCTGCCGATGCTGCCAATCCTCACCGGCGTGGTGCTGCGCGGCCAGCCGGGTGGTATGCACAGCCTGGTATTGTCGCTGGCCTACGTGCTGCCGATGGCCCTGAGCTTTGCCATCCTCGGCGCACTGATGGGCCTGTTCGGCGCCGAACTCAATCTGCAGGCGCGTCTGCAGTCGCCATGGGTGCTGGTGCCGTTTGCGATCTTCTTCGCCCTGTTCGGCGCGGCCAGCCTGGGCTTTCTTGAACTGCGCCTGCCGGCTGCCATCGACGGCCCGTTACAGCGCCTGAGCCAGAAACTGCAGGGCGGCACAGTTCTCAGCGCCGCAGCGCTCGGCGTGCTGTCCAGCGTCCTGGTCTCACCTTGCGTATCCGCGCCACTGGCCGGCGCGCTGCTGTACATCAGCGCCAGCGGTGATGCCCTCGGCGGCGGCCTCAAACTGCTGGCACTGGGTCTCGGCATGGGCGCGCCACTGGTGCTGTTCGCCGTCGGTGGCGGCGCTCTATTGCCGAAATCCGGGCCATGGATGCTTACCGTGCGCAACCTGTTCGGCGCATTGCTGATGGCGGTGGCCATCTGGCTGCTGGAGCGCGTCGTACCCGGCCCAGTCAGCCTGGCGTTGTGGGGCCTTCTGGCCGCAGGCATCGCACTGTGGCTCGGCGTGCTGGAACTGACGCCGAAAACCCATCACCAGAAACTCGCGCAACTGCTTGGCCTGCCCCTGCTGGTCTACGCGCTGGTGGCCTGGGTCGGTGCACTACAGGGTCAGGATGATCCGCTGCGCCCGCTCGGGCGATTGGTCAGCAGCGTAGAAGCGACGCAGCAGGTGCAATCCGGTCAATGGCAAACCATCACGACCCCCGCCGAACTCGATGCTGCCTTGCTTGGCGCAAAAAATAACGGCAAGCCGCTGCTGCTCGACTGGTACGCAGACTGGTGCATCAGCTGCAAGGTGATCGAACGCGAAGTGCTCAACGCACCGGAAGTCGGCCGCCAACTGGGCGAATACCAACTGGTGCGCTTCGACATCACCGAAAGCAACCCCGCCCAGCGCGCCCTGCTCGACCGCTACCAGCTGTTCGGCCCGCCAGCGATTCTGCTGTTCGACGCCAAGGGTGACGAATGGCTGGATCTGCGTGTCGTAGGTGAGGTGGATGCGGCGACCTTTGCTGCCCGCCTGAGCACGGCGCGGGAACGCTTTTAA
- the aroQ gene encoding type II 3-dehydroquinate dehydratase, which produces MATLLVLHGPNLNLLGTREPGVYGAVTLEQINLDLERRAREAGHHLLYLQSNAEYELIDRIHAAKGEGVDFILINPAAFTHTSVALRDALLAVSIPFIEVHLSNVHKREAFRHHSYFSDVAVGVICGLGASGYRLALEAALEQLELKRP; this is translated from the coding sequence ATGGCGACCTTATTGGTATTGCACGGCCCCAACCTCAACCTGCTCGGCACCCGCGAGCCAGGGGTTTACGGCGCCGTCACCCTGGAGCAGATCAACCTCGACCTGGAGCGCCGCGCACGTGAGGCAGGCCACCATCTGCTCTATCTGCAAAGCAATGCCGAATACGAGTTGATTGACCGTATTCACGCCGCAAAAGGCGAAGGTGTCGACTTTATCCTGATCAATCCTGCCGCTTTTACTCACACCAGCGTCGCATTACGTGACGCATTGCTGGCAGTGAGCATCCCATTCATCGAAGTGCATTTGTCCAACGTGCACAAACGCGAAGCTTTCCGCCATCACTCCTACTTTTCAGATGTCGCGGTAGGGGTGATCTGCGGCCTTGGCGCCAGCGGTTATCGACTGGCCCTGGAGGCTGCACTCGAACAACTTGAACTTAAGCGCCCCTGA
- the accB gene encoding acetyl-CoA carboxylase biotin carboxyl carrier protein, whose translation MDIRKVKKLIELLEESGIDELEIREGEESVRISRHSKQPAFMQQPMYAQAPAPAAAPVAAAPVATEAAAPAAAKLNGTVVRSPMVGTFYRASGPTSANFVEVGSSVKKGDILCIVEAMKMMNHIEAETSGVIESILGENGQPVEYDQPLFTIV comes from the coding sequence ATGGATATTCGTAAAGTCAAAAAACTGATCGAGCTGCTGGAAGAATCCGGTATCGACGAGCTGGAGATTCGCGAAGGCGAAGAATCCGTGCGGATCAGCCGTCACAGCAAGCAGCCAGCCTTTATGCAACAGCCGATGTACGCTCAGGCCCCTGCGCCTGCAGCTGCTCCGGTTGCCGCAGCACCGGTCGCCACTGAAGCAGCAGCCCCGGCTGCCGCCAAGCTGAATGGCACCGTAGTGCGCTCGCCAATGGTCGGCACCTTCTACCGCGCGTCCGGCCCTACTTCGGCCAACTTCGTTGAAGTGGGTTCGAGCGTGAAGAAAGGCGACATTCTCTGCATCGTTGAAGCGATGAAGATGATGAACCACATCGAGGCCGAAACCAGCGGCGTGATCGAATCCATCCTGGGCGAGAACGGTCAGCCGGTGGAATACGACCAGCCTCTGTTCACCATCGTTTGA